In Aedes albopictus strain Foshan chromosome 3, AalbF5, whole genome shotgun sequence, the following are encoded in one genomic region:
- the LOC109420357 gene encoding elongin-C: MEDRSGIERIYGGCEGPDAMYVKLISSDGHEFIVKREHALTSGTIKAMLSGPGQFAENEANEVNFREIPSHVLEKVCMYFTYKVRYTNSSTEIPEFPIAPEIALELLMAANFLDC; this comes from the exons ATGGAGGACCGTAGCGGAATCGAACGCATCTACGGAGGCTGCGAGGGCCCGGATGCCATGTACGTGAAGCTAATCTCCTCCGATGGTCACGAATTCATTGTCAAGCGGGAACATGCCCTCACCTCGGGAACGATCAAGGCCATGCTCTCCGGACCGGGCCAGTTTGCCGAGAATGAAGCCAACGAGGTCAACTTCCGAGAAATACC GTCGCACGTGCTGGAAAAAGTATGCATGTACTTCACATATAAAGTGCGCTACACCAATAGCTCTACGGAAATTCCCGAATTCCCCATCGCACCGGAAATCGCACTGGAACTGCTGATGGCTGCTAACTTTTTAGACTGTTAG